Proteins from a genomic interval of Cupriavidus pauculus:
- a CDS encoding DUF4917 family protein, producing MHYEKFEVVMAELTKKRRTVHLLLGNGFSMAYDRDIFSYNALYDFISSLNDPMLAGVLKAMKTKNFELMMEQLDTFSELLDVFGANGELKAKIQSAHLGLRRSLIEAIKSMHPEHVFKIPQERSQCCASFVSRFLKSGGSIFTSNYDLLLYWVLMRQGIPNAVDGFGRELLNPIEVEAKTEEPSWSDLRWGPNRSGQNIFYVHGALPLFDTGLDVEKEQYDQAGYLLEKIKGRIERDDYPVFVTAGNGQEKLAQIRSNPYLSNCYENLCGIDGSVVSFGFGFGEYDSHIIDALNRATHLPGNAPPKLRSVYIGVFSDADKQRAAELEKQLHAKVHTFAAQTAVIWG from the coding sequence ATGCATTACGAGAAATTCGAAGTGGTTATGGCAGAATTAACCAAGAAAAGGCGAACTGTTCATTTGCTGCTCGGGAATGGTTTCTCCATGGCATATGACCGAGATATATTCTCGTACAACGCACTCTACGATTTCATTTCAAGTCTAAATGACCCTATGTTGGCGGGTGTCTTGAAGGCAATGAAGACGAAAAATTTCGAGCTAATGATGGAGCAGCTCGATACGTTTAGTGAACTACTAGATGTTTTTGGTGCTAACGGCGAGCTGAAAGCGAAGATCCAGTCCGCACATCTGGGGCTGCGCAGAAGCCTGATTGAGGCTATCAAGTCAATGCATCCGGAACATGTATTTAAGATTCCTCAAGAGCGCAGCCAATGCTGCGCAAGCTTCGTGAGCCGATTTCTAAAATCGGGGGGCTCGATATTTACTTCAAATTACGACCTGCTTCTTTATTGGGTGCTCATGCGACAGGGGATCCCCAACGCAGTCGATGGCTTTGGGCGTGAACTTCTCAATCCAATCGAGGTTGAGGCAAAGACCGAGGAGCCAAGCTGGTCTGACCTTCGCTGGGGGCCGAATCGATCGGGCCAGAACATATTCTATGTGCACGGCGCACTTCCTCTTTTCGATACTGGCCTCGACGTAGAGAAGGAGCAGTACGATCAAGCAGGCTATCTTCTGGAGAAGATCAAGGGACGTATCGAGCGGGACGACTATCCAGTTTTCGTTACGGCTGGGAACGGGCAAGAAAAACTTGCACAGATACGCTCAAATCCATATTTATCAAATTGTTATGAGAATCTCTGTGGCATCGATGGTTCAGTCGTTAGTTTTGGATTCGGCTTCGGAGAGTACGATTCGCATATCATAGACGCTTTGAATCGAGCCACCCATTTGCCGGGTAACGCACCGCCAAAACTACGAAGCGTTTATATAGGTGTATTCTCGGATGCTGACAAACAACGCGCGGCTGAACTCGAAAAGCAATTGCATGCTAAGGTTCATACCTTCGCAGCGCAAACGGCGGTTATCTGGGGCTAA
- a CDS encoding HpcH/HpaI aldolase/citrate lyase family protein, whose protein sequence is MRSKLFVPGSRPELFDKALASAADALSFDLEDAVAEPRKAEARAALQDLLASGRTAASCKTLIVRVNAPDTAHFAPDIVAVVRSGLHLVNVPKVEEVEQVHLAAHAVAQAEAANGVTTPVKLLLNIESPRGLRKAHELAAADPRVAGLQLGYADLFEPAGIHRRETLAVAQTMYQMRMAAAEAGVFAYDAAFADVKDADGYRAEAELARRLGYLGKSCIHPSQIAMANAVFQPTEAEIAAAQRIVAAADEADAKGVGAYLVDGKMVDRPFVERARTILAAFQAMRG, encoded by the coding sequence ATGCGCAGCAAACTGTTTGTACCGGGATCGCGCCCGGAGCTGTTCGACAAGGCACTGGCCAGCGCCGCCGATGCCCTGTCGTTCGACCTGGAAGACGCCGTGGCCGAGCCGCGCAAGGCCGAAGCCCGCGCCGCGCTGCAGGACCTGCTGGCCTCGGGCCGCACGGCAGCATCGTGCAAGACCCTGATCGTGCGCGTGAACGCGCCGGACACCGCGCACTTCGCGCCCGACATCGTCGCCGTGGTGCGCTCCGGGCTGCATCTGGTGAACGTGCCGAAGGTGGAGGAAGTCGAGCAGGTGCACCTGGCCGCCCACGCCGTGGCACAGGCCGAGGCCGCCAACGGCGTGACCACGCCGGTGAAGCTGCTGCTCAATATCGAGTCGCCGCGCGGGCTGCGCAAGGCGCATGAACTGGCAGCCGCCGATCCGCGCGTGGCGGGGCTGCAGCTCGGCTATGCCGACCTGTTCGAGCCGGCCGGCATCCACCGGCGCGAGACGCTGGCCGTGGCGCAGACGATGTACCAGATGCGCATGGCCGCCGCCGAAGCTGGCGTATTCGCCTATGACGCCGCGTTCGCGGATGTAAAGGACGCGGACGGCTATCGCGCCGAAGCCGAACTGGCACGCCGGTTGGGCTATCTGGGCAAGAGCTGCATCCATCCAAGCCAGATTGCAATGGCTAACGCCGTGTTCCAGCCAACCGAGGCAGAGATCGCCGCGGCACAGCGCATTGTGGCGGCCGCCGACGAGGCCGACGCCAAGGGCGTGGGCGCCTATCTGGTCGACGGCAAGATGGTGGATCGCCCCTTCGTGGAGCGCGCCCGCACTATCCTGGCAGCGTTTCAGGCGATGAGGGGGTAG
- a CDS encoding tripartite tricarboxylate transporter substrate binding protein — translation MHPTCRKLLVAVAACAPLLAAAAYPDRPIRMIVPYSACGGADNTARVIAQRMSASMGQQVVIDNRPGAAGVIGEEAVAKATPDGYTVLYDASAFAVNPSLRKMSFDPLKDLVPISLVATAANILVVPPNAPYKTVKDFIAYAKANPGKLTFASAGSGSGSHLAGELLNAKAGIDLLHVPYKGGAPALTDVMGNQVSAYFGNVASTLNYAKSGKLKALAVTSLKRNPGLPDTPTLAESGLPEFQVLEWNGVWVPKGTPPDVVARLAKEVQDAVADPQVQDKLRQMGLEPVGNTPQQFGKFVQGEAARWGALVKQRNIRAE, via the coding sequence ATGCATCCGACCTGCCGCAAACTGCTGGTCGCAGTGGCCGCGTGCGCGCCGCTGCTGGCCGCCGCTGCCTATCCCGACCGCCCTATCCGCATGATCGTGCCCTATTCCGCCTGCGGTGGCGCCGACAACACGGCGCGCGTGATCGCGCAGCGCATGAGCGCGTCGATGGGCCAGCAGGTGGTCATCGACAACCGTCCCGGCGCAGCCGGCGTGATTGGCGAGGAAGCTGTGGCCAAGGCCACGCCCGATGGCTACACGGTGCTCTACGACGCCTCGGCGTTCGCGGTCAATCCGAGCCTGCGCAAGATGTCGTTCGACCCGCTCAAGGATCTGGTGCCGATTTCGCTGGTGGCCACCGCGGCCAACATCCTGGTCGTGCCGCCCAATGCGCCATACAAGACGGTCAAGGACTTCATCGCCTATGCCAAGGCCAATCCCGGCAAGCTGACGTTTGCGTCGGCAGGCTCGGGCAGCGGGTCGCACCTGGCGGGCGAGCTGCTGAACGCCAAGGCCGGCATCGACCTGCTGCACGTGCCGTACAAGGGCGGTGCGCCGGCGCTGACCGACGTGATGGGCAACCAGGTGTCGGCCTATTTCGGCAACGTGGCATCCACGCTCAACTATGCGAAGAGCGGCAAGCTCAAGGCGCTGGCGGTAACGTCGCTCAAGCGCAACCCCGGCCTGCCCGATACGCCGACGCTGGCCGAAAGCGGCCTGCCGGAGTTCCAGGTGCTGGAATGGAACGGCGTGTGGGTGCCCAAGGGTACGCCGCCCGACGTGGTGGCGCGACTGGCGAAGGAAGTGCAGGACGCCGTGGCCGACCCGCAGGTGCAGGACAAGCTGCGCCAGATGGGGCTGGAGCCCGTCGGCAACACGCCGCAGCAGTTCGGCAAGTTCGTGCAGGGCGAGGCGGCACGCTGGGGGGCGCTCGTCAAGCAGCGCAACATCCGGGCCGAATGA
- a CDS encoding cyclase family protein: protein MATNPRWTHRPEGSNWGDFGPDDQLGRLNLIGPAQVLAAVREVREGLTFSLSLPLDVPRAGVLNPRRRPPVLHPSEKDGQRVFNRPMAGDTPGATDVISDDHVTLSPQYSTQWDALGHVNCLFDADGDGHAETVGYNGFSVGTGSAADGTFIGAQALSVAPMAARGIQGRGTLVDLHRHFGPARRAVGYDDLMRVIEADGADVRRGDILCVHTGLADMALQLSAADDHAGLRNACAVLDGTDARLLRWIDDAGIAAIAADNHAVEERRHALPPGTTGPLLPLHELCLVKLGMPLGEMWHLTPLAAWLHQAGRASFLLTAPPMHLPRAVGSPANPIATV, encoded by the coding sequence ATGGCCACGAACCCACGCTGGACGCATCGTCCGGAAGGATCCAACTGGGGCGACTTTGGCCCCGACGACCAGCTTGGCCGGCTCAACCTGATCGGCCCCGCGCAGGTGCTGGCCGCCGTACGCGAGGTACGCGAAGGGCTGACGTTCTCGCTCAGCCTGCCGCTCGACGTGCCGCGTGCCGGCGTGCTGAACCCGCGCCGCCGTCCACCGGTGTTGCATCCATCAGAGAAAGACGGCCAGCGCGTGTTCAACCGGCCAATGGCTGGCGATACTCCGGGCGCCACCGATGTGATCAGCGACGACCACGTCACGCTGTCACCGCAGTACTCGACGCAGTGGGACGCCCTGGGGCACGTGAACTGCCTGTTCGATGCCGATGGCGACGGCCACGCCGAAACGGTGGGCTACAACGGCTTCTCGGTGGGCACCGGCAGCGCGGCCGATGGCACGTTCATCGGGGCACAGGCGTTGTCGGTTGCGCCGATGGCGGCGCGCGGCATCCAGGGGCGCGGCACGCTCGTGGACCTGCACCGGCATTTCGGGCCGGCCCGTCGCGCCGTGGGCTACGACGACCTGATGCGCGTGATCGAGGCCGATGGCGCCGATGTGCGGCGCGGCGACATCCTCTGCGTGCATACCGGGCTGGCCGACATGGCGCTGCAACTGTCCGCCGCTGACGACCACGCCGGGCTGCGCAACGCTTGCGCCGTGCTGGATGGCACCGACGCGCGGCTGCTGCGCTGGATCGACGACGCCGGGATTGCCGCCATCGCCGCCGACAACCATGCGGTGGAAGAACGCCGCCACGCCCTGCCGCCGGGCACGACCGGACCGTTGCTGCCGCTGCATGAGCTTTGCCTGGTCAAGCTTGGCATGCCGCTGGGCGAGATGTGGCACCTGACGCCGCTGGCGGCGTGGCTGCACCAGGCCGGGCGCGCATCGTTCCTGCTGACCGCGCCGCCGATGCATCTGCCGCGCGCCGTGGGATCGCCGGCCAATCCGATCGCCACTGTCTGA
- a CDS encoding CaiB/BaiF CoA transferase family protein, with protein MFRQQPLAPDATGPLDGIRILDLSRLVAGNTLTMALADLGADVLKVEPASGDTLRDWKVKDVPTAWKAYCRNKRSLCLNFRAEGAIDVILDLVAHADVFVESFKPGTLESMGLGPDVLMARNPRLVIVRVSGWGQDGPYSHRPGFGTLVEGMSGFASMNGFADREPVLPPIYLGDMTAGLYGAIGVLSAVRNVEVRGGVGQVIDLPLLDPIFAILGAQAANYRLTGKVKPRTGSRSTNSAPRNAYQTADGKWVCLSASTQAMTERLFRAIGRPELIADPRFATNGERVKHAALLDGIIGEFLGTMTQPDCVAFFDKAGVTIGPIYDIADIEQDPHFQARDIVVEIPDAEMGQIPVHNISPRLGGTPGAFRRAAPALGEHSVEALRAAGLDDARIAALRAAGVVIDASDAGKDR; from the coding sequence ATGTTCAGGCAGCAACCCCTGGCGCCCGACGCCACCGGACCGCTCGACGGCATCCGCATCCTCGATCTTTCCCGGCTGGTGGCGGGCAACACGCTGACGATGGCGCTGGCCGACCTGGGCGCCGACGTGCTCAAGGTAGAGCCGGCCAGCGGCGACACGCTGCGCGACTGGAAGGTCAAGGACGTGCCCACGGCGTGGAAGGCGTACTGCCGCAACAAGCGCAGCCTGTGCCTGAACTTCCGGGCCGAAGGCGCCATCGACGTGATTCTGGACCTCGTGGCGCACGCCGATGTGTTCGTGGAAAGCTTCAAGCCAGGCACGCTCGAATCCATGGGCCTGGGGCCCGACGTGCTGATGGCGCGCAACCCGAGGCTGGTCATCGTGCGCGTTTCGGGCTGGGGCCAGGACGGCCCGTATTCGCATCGCCCCGGCTTTGGCACGCTGGTGGAAGGCATGTCGGGCTTTGCGTCGATGAACGGCTTTGCCGACCGCGAGCCGGTGCTGCCGCCGATCTACCTGGGCGACATGACCGCCGGCCTGTATGGCGCGATTGGCGTGCTAAGCGCCGTGCGCAACGTGGAAGTGCGCGGCGGCGTGGGCCAGGTCATCGACCTGCCGCTGCTGGACCCGATCTTCGCCATCCTGGGCGCGCAGGCCGCCAACTATCGACTGACCGGCAAGGTCAAGCCGCGTACGGGCAGCCGATCCACCAACAGCGCGCCGCGCAATGCCTACCAGACGGCGGATGGCAAATGGGTGTGCCTGTCGGCATCGACGCAGGCCATGACCGAACGGCTGTTCCGCGCCATCGGCCGGCCCGAACTGATTGCCGATCCACGCTTCGCCACCAATGGCGAGCGCGTGAAGCATGCCGCGCTGCTGGACGGCATCATCGGCGAATTCCTGGGCACGATGACCCAGCCCGACTGCGTGGCGTTCTTCGACAAGGCCGGCGTGACGATTGGCCCGATCTACGACATCGCCGATATCGAGCAGGACCCCCACTTCCAGGCGCGCGATATCGTGGTGGAGATTCCCGATGCCGAGATGGGCCAGATTCCCGTGCATAACATCTCTCCCCGGCTGGGCGGCACCCCGGGCGCCTTCCGGCGCGCGGCGCCTGCGCTGGGCGAGCATTCGGTGGAAGCGCTGCGCGCCGCCGGCCTGGACGATGCACGCATCGCCGCGCTGCGCGCCGCCGGGGTGGTGATTGACGCCAGCGACGCCGGCAAGGATCGATGA
- a CDS encoding tripartite tricarboxylate transporter substrate binding protein gives MPHRPRLRTRATAFLALPGIPSLAALAAVGLTFGVTPIAHAADAAIPKSIRMVVPFPPSGSNDVFARLVSDKLSKKLGVTAIVDNKPGAGGAIGAEFVARSAPDGATLLVTSSTLTANAAVQPKTSYDVNRSFAPVAMLASGPMVLAVSDKSPYKTVGDLIAAARKDKGAINYGSAGVGSINQMSSELLAGDAGIEFTHVPYKGISNALTDLIAGQVQFVIASFPSVATQVKSGKVRALGVTSPSRSRFAPQWPSVAETVPNYSAELWWGVFAPAGTPQALVDKLNAEIRDIIATPEMREIFSREGAEPSAMTAAQFAEHIRRDSARWKQVAKARNITAE, from the coding sequence ATGCCGCATCGCCCGCGTCTGCGCACCCGCGCCACCGCCTTTCTGGCCCTTCCCGGAATCCCGTCCCTTGCCGCCCTTGCCGCCGTTGGCCTGACTTTCGGCGTCACGCCAATCGCGCATGCGGCGGACGCGGCGATTCCGAAGTCCATCCGCATGGTGGTGCCCTTCCCGCCCAGTGGCAGCAACGACGTGTTCGCGCGACTGGTGAGCGACAAGTTGTCGAAGAAGCTTGGCGTCACGGCCATCGTCGACAACAAGCCCGGTGCCGGCGGCGCCATCGGTGCCGAGTTCGTGGCCCGTTCCGCGCCCGACGGCGCGACGCTGCTGGTGACGTCTTCCACGCTGACCGCCAATGCCGCCGTCCAGCCGAAGACCAGCTACGACGTGAACAGGAGCTTCGCGCCCGTGGCGATGCTGGCCAGCGGCCCGATGGTGCTGGCCGTGTCCGACAAGTCGCCATACAAGACCGTGGGCGACCTGATTGCCGCCGCCAGGAAGGACAAGGGCGCGATCAACTACGGATCGGCCGGCGTCGGATCGATCAACCAGATGTCCAGCGAACTGCTGGCCGGCGACGCCGGCATCGAGTTCACGCATGTGCCCTACAAGGGTATTTCCAACGCGCTGACGGACCTGATCGCCGGGCAGGTGCAGTTCGTGATTGCCAGCTTCCCGTCGGTGGCCACGCAGGTGAAGAGCGGCAAGGTGCGCGCGCTGGGCGTGACGTCGCCGTCGCGCTCGCGGTTTGCGCCGCAGTGGCCATCGGTGGCCGAGACCGTACCGAACTATTCCGCCGAACTCTGGTGGGGCGTGTTCGCGCCGGCCGGCACCCCGCAGGCGCTGGTGGACAAGCTCAACGCCGAGATCCGCGACATCATCGCCACGCCCGAAATGCGCGAGATCTTCTCGCGCGAGGGCGCCGAGCCGTCCGCGATGACCGCGGCCCAGTTCGCCGAGCATATCCGCCGCGACAGCGCGCGCTGGAAGCAGGTGGCCAAGGCCCGCAACATCACCGCCGAATAA
- a CDS encoding LysR family transcriptional regulator: MKVECFQTLAAVLRCGSFAGAAAEMNLSPSAVSLQMKQLESYFGQPLFDRSALQVRPTPFALEVSATLDGAIHAMESLRRRSAPVVEGKVTLGIIEPMQVKLLPPFTTLVRERYPNLDVRLERGRSTALVEALRSGTIDAAVVAQPESGASARVRWAPLFREPCVLVAPLDSTARTVKALLKAYEWIRFDTSTIAGSAAAEFVRRTAPDTRSRIELLSIPAIVAMASRGLGVSVLPQPDPYLLEAFPVRVVALGDAPPSRQISFVSRIAPAEDRVIAALLETLRSAIQRP, from the coding sequence ATGAAGGTGGAGTGCTTCCAGACGCTGGCCGCGGTGCTGCGCTGCGGCAGCTTTGCCGGGGCGGCGGCCGAGATGAACCTGTCGCCAAGCGCCGTCAGCCTGCAGATGAAGCAGCTGGAGTCGTATTTCGGGCAGCCGCTGTTCGACCGCTCGGCGCTCCAGGTGCGGCCCACGCCGTTCGCGCTGGAGGTGAGCGCCACGCTGGACGGTGCGATCCATGCGATGGAGTCGCTGCGGCGCCGTTCCGCGCCCGTGGTAGAGGGCAAGGTGACGCTGGGCATCATCGAGCCGATGCAGGTGAAGCTGTTGCCGCCATTCACCACGCTGGTCCGCGAGCGCTATCCCAATCTGGACGTGCGGCTGGAACGCGGCCGTTCGACCGCACTGGTGGAAGCGCTGCGCTCCGGCACCATCGACGCCGCCGTGGTGGCCCAGCCGGAATCCGGCGCTTCCGCGCGCGTGCGTTGGGCGCCGCTGTTCCGCGAGCCGTGCGTGCTGGTAGCGCCGCTCGATTCAACGGCCCGCACCGTCAAGGCGCTGCTCAAGGCGTATGAATGGATTCGCTTCGATACCTCGACCATCGCCGGCTCGGCGGCGGCGGAGTTCGTGCGCCGCACGGCGCCCGATACGCGCTCGCGTATCGAGCTGCTGTCCATTCCGGCCATCGTTGCGATGGCGTCGCGCGGGCTGGGCGTGTCTGTGCTGCCGCAGCCCGACCCCTATCTGCTTGAGGCATTCCCCGTGCGCGTGGTAGCGCTGGGCGACGCGCCACCGTCTCGCCAGATATCGTTCGTCTCGCGGATCGCGCCGGCAGAAGATCGCGTCATCGCAGCGCTGCTGGAAACGCTCCGTAGCGCGATTCAACGTCCGTGA
- a CDS encoding NmrA family NAD(P)-binding protein gives MYAITGITGKVGGALARELLASGGSVRAVVRDATRAGSWAKRGCEIATAVMEDGSSLAAAFEGATGVFILPPSEFDPAPGFPEARKVIEAVCTALRKARPEKVVCLSTIGAQADEFNLLTQRTLMEQALREMPMPVTFLRPGWFMENAAWDVASARDDGVIASYLQPLDKPVPMVATADVGRVAAQLLQQTWHGVRVVELEGPRRVSPNDLASAFALVLSRPVRAEVVDRPMWEALFRAQGMKHPLARMRMLDGFNEGWIDFESSPDQILRGHVALDTVLGELVSLRPA, from the coding sequence ATGTATGCAATCACTGGAATCACCGGAAAGGTCGGCGGCGCATTGGCCCGCGAGTTGCTGGCGTCGGGCGGGTCAGTACGCGCCGTCGTGCGCGACGCGACACGGGCCGGCTCATGGGCGAAGCGCGGTTGCGAGATCGCGACGGCCGTGATGGAAGATGGCTCGTCGCTCGCCGCCGCGTTCGAAGGCGCGACGGGCGTCTTCATCCTGCCGCCTTCGGAGTTCGATCCGGCGCCCGGCTTTCCCGAGGCGCGCAAGGTCATTGAAGCCGTGTGCACGGCGCTGCGGAAGGCACGGCCCGAAAAGGTCGTTTGCCTGTCGACGATTGGCGCTCAGGCCGACGAGTTCAACCTGCTGACCCAGCGTACGCTGATGGAGCAGGCGCTGCGCGAGATGCCGATGCCGGTCACGTTCCTGCGGCCCGGCTGGTTCATGGAGAACGCCGCGTGGGATGTCGCGTCCGCGCGCGACGATGGCGTCATCGCCAGCTACCTGCAGCCGCTCGACAAGCCGGTGCCAATGGTTGCCACCGCAGACGTAGGCCGCGTTGCGGCCCAGCTGTTGCAGCAGACATGGCACGGTGTGCGCGTCGTGGAGCTTGAGGGCCCCCGGCGGGTCAGTCCCAACGACCTCGCGTCGGCCTTTGCCCTAGTGCTGTCCCGCCCGGTACGCGCGGAAGTGGTCGACCGGCCGATGTGGGAAGCACTGTTCCGCGCGCAGGGCATGAAGCATCCGCTGGCCCGCATGCGCATGCTGGATGGCTTCAACGAAGGCTGGATCGATTTCGAAAGCAGTCCTGACCAGATCCTGCGCGGCCACGTTGCACTGGACACGGTTCTGGGCGAGCTTGTATCGCTTCGTCCCGCTTGA
- a CDS encoding LysR family transcriptional regulator, whose product MRSRSEKLSGSISVFAAVVDAGTFAAASEVIGMTPPGVSRAIARLEKRLNIRLFNRTTRSVSLTEEGRRFYEQVMPHLAGLEEAAAAAAGSASAVRGKLRINLDPVVYRAVLGQQFDAFMDAHPELEIELIARDSLGDLVMDGFDLAVRFGEPRASSLVARKLLDTGIVTVAAPAYIARRGRPAKPQDLESRDHRCLEFRNPETGKPFAWEFHRGRKRLVVDTRGRLTVNDPGALLNACLAGSGIAQMLLLGAEPLIAAGQLINLFPEWADERFPLYAYYPSRHHVPAKTRAFLDFMVGLTGANGRFGKG is encoded by the coding sequence ATGAGATCGCGTAGCGAGAAACTGTCCGGCAGCATCAGCGTGTTCGCCGCCGTGGTGGATGCCGGGACATTCGCGGCTGCGTCAGAAGTCATCGGCATGACGCCGCCGGGCGTGAGTCGGGCGATTGCGCGACTGGAGAAGCGGCTGAACATCCGGCTCTTCAACCGAACCACGCGCTCCGTCTCGCTGACGGAAGAGGGCCGGCGCTTCTACGAACAGGTCATGCCCCATCTGGCCGGCCTGGAGGAGGCGGCCGCAGCGGCTGCGGGCAGTGCCTCGGCCGTGCGCGGAAAGCTGCGAATCAATCTGGATCCTGTTGTCTACCGGGCCGTGCTCGGGCAGCAATTCGATGCATTCATGGACGCGCATCCGGAACTCGAAATCGAGCTCATCGCGCGCGACAGCCTGGGCGACCTCGTCATGGACGGCTTCGACCTTGCCGTGCGATTCGGCGAACCGCGGGCGTCCAGCCTGGTCGCGCGAAAGCTGCTGGATACCGGCATCGTGACGGTCGCGGCGCCCGCGTATATTGCTCGCCGGGGACGGCCGGCAAAACCGCAGGACCTGGAAAGCCGAGACCACCGGTGCCTTGAGTTCCGCAATCCGGAGACCGGCAAGCCATTCGCCTGGGAGTTCCATCGCGGGCGCAAACGCCTTGTGGTGGACACGCGGGGGCGCCTCACGGTCAACGATCCGGGCGCGCTGCTCAATGCGTGCCTCGCCGGCTCCGGCATCGCGCAGATGCTGCTGCTGGGTGCCGAGCCGCTGATCGCAGCCGGCCAGTTGATCAATCTCTTTCCCGAGTGGGCCGACGAGCGTTTTCCGTTGTACGCGTACTACCCGTCCCGACATCACGTGCCGGCAAAGACCCGGGCGTTCCTGGATTTCATGGTCGGATTGACGGGGGCCAATGGCCGCTTTGGAAAGGGCTAG
- a CDS encoding LysR substrate-binding domain-containing protein, whose protein sequence is MIDLNDVYYFAKVVEHQGITAAARVLDVPKSSISRRILALEAALGARLIQRTSRRFVITELGIEFHRHALAMLVEAEAAENVVRTRTAEPSGTIRFTCSVAVAQLVLATLIPRFMARHPRVRIVEHATNRHVDLVHEGFDMGLRAHIAPLPDSSLVQRPLAQIPWTLFASPGYLKRRGTPDSPEALAGHDAIALGAPQDAYVWNLRDVRHAGQIHAVTYDPSLVSDDMATLKAAACEGVGIVALPGYVGKAEMAAGKLVRVLPQWIAGVATLTLLMPSRRGLLPSVRAFSEFLAEEVPLLVQ, encoded by the coding sequence ATGATCGATCTCAACGACGTCTACTACTTTGCGAAGGTCGTCGAACACCAGGGCATCACCGCCGCCGCCCGCGTGCTCGATGTGCCGAAGTCCAGCATCAGCCGCCGCATTCTCGCGCTGGAGGCGGCGCTGGGTGCGCGTCTGATCCAGCGCACGTCACGCCGGTTCGTGATTACCGAGCTTGGCATCGAGTTCCATCGCCACGCGCTGGCGATGCTGGTGGAGGCGGAGGCCGCGGAGAACGTCGTGCGCACGCGCACGGCCGAGCCGAGCGGCACGATCCGGTTCACGTGTTCGGTGGCAGTGGCGCAGCTGGTGCTGGCGACGCTGATTCCGCGTTTCATGGCCCGGCATCCGCGTGTGCGCATCGTCGAGCACGCGACGAACCGGCATGTGGATCTGGTGCACGAGGGCTTTGACATGGGGCTGCGCGCGCATATTGCGCCGCTGCCAGATTCGTCACTGGTGCAGCGCCCGCTGGCGCAGATTCCCTGGACGCTGTTCGCCAGCCCCGGCTATCTCAAGCGCAGGGGGACGCCGGATTCGCCCGAGGCGCTGGCCGGGCACGATGCCATCGCGCTGGGCGCGCCGCAGGACGCCTATGTATGGAACCTGCGCGACGTCCGGCATGCGGGACAGATCCATGCGGTGACATACGACCCGTCGCTGGTCAGCGACGACATGGCCACGCTGAAGGCAGCCGCGTGCGAAGGGGTGGGCATCGTCGCGCTGCCCGGCTATGTCGGCAAGGCCGAGATGGCGGCCGGCAAGCTTGTGCGGGTGTTGCCGCAGTGGATCGCGGGCGTGGCCACGCTGACGCTGCTGATGCCGTCGCGGCGCGGGCTGCTGCCGTCCGTGCGGGCGTTCAGCGAGTTCCTGGCCGAAGAGGTGCCGCTGCTGGTCCAGTAG
- a CDS encoding isochorismatase family protein, with protein MPPRNNRLTRDNAVLLLVDHQIGLYTGVRDIDTLELTHNVVGLAKAAVALGVPVILTTTTENVWGPMIPALREALPGVPVIERTTVNAWDEPRVVAAVEATGRKKLVVTGISTDVCLAFPAMSALDAGYDSFAVIDASGGFSKTQVRMGVARMLQAGVVPVCYSNVAVEILADNAAPEAQAVYAALGMPFGGLVSGLKQYFSRV; from the coding sequence ATGCCCCCTCGCAACAACCGCCTGACCCGTGACAACGCCGTGCTGCTGCTGGTGGACCACCAGATCGGCCTTTACACCGGCGTGCGCGATATCGACACGCTGGAGCTGACGCATAACGTAGTTGGCCTGGCCAAGGCCGCCGTGGCGCTTGGCGTGCCCGTGATCCTTACCACGACGACCGAGAACGTCTGGGGTCCGATGATCCCGGCGCTGCGCGAAGCGCTGCCGGGCGTGCCCGTCATCGAACGCACGACCGTGAACGCATGGGACGAGCCGCGCGTGGTGGCCGCGGTGGAGGCCACGGGCCGCAAGAAGCTGGTCGTCACGGGCATCTCTACCGACGTGTGCCTGGCGTTCCCCGCCATGTCCGCGCTCGACGCCGGATACGACAGCTTCGCCGTGATCGATGCCTCTGGCGGCTTCTCGAAGACCCAGGTGCGGATGGGCGTGGCGCGCATGCTGCAGGCCGGCGTGGTGCCGGTCTGCTATTCGAACGTGGCGGTCGAGATCCTGGCCGACAACGCTGCTCCGGAGGCCCAGGCCGTCTACGCCGCGCTTGGCATGCCGTTCGGCGGGCTGGTGTCCGGCCTGAAGCAGTACTTCTCGCGCGTCTGA